The DNA window tttacaTTTGTTTTTGAGAAGTTTCACAAGAACATTGAAAACGGAACCAAACACGCACTTTATGCGTGATTACACGCGCTTGGAGGTAGCGTGATTGCATGGTTCACTCGTTGGATTGCCGAAAATTGAAGTTCGTTATTAAATAACACGACAGAGGAAGAGTCAGTTTCGGCTTTGATGCGGTTCGATATTGACCGTCCGATGGAGCTGAATCTGGTCGAAACCGAGAATCTTAAATGAACCGACGGTGTGATCTTAATGCGTACAAACTCTTAATCGAAACATTCCACACTCACATTTCAAAACCCACAAATATTAATACTAACGACAACGACAACATTaatgaaaattaaaacaataCAAAATTTTAAACTGGTTTACTAACACATAAACACACATATCAATGTAAAAAGATaagtaaaatattttctttgtacAGTAGCAgtaaaaagaacaatttttattaacaataaaattgcttaagtaaaataaaataaaaagaaaaaagatgggATAATATTCTAATCCATaagaaaaaaacttataaaataaatttgtgcCACAAATTTAATCTTGAAAATAAAACTTTGCATCTGTCATAGTGTCATCAtcacaaatatttataaaaataagttcACACTTTTTAATGTGAAAaagcataattttatcttataatgttatatttgagTTGCATctagttttaataatttaattaattaatgaactttaatgataaaataaaattttgttaatttgattttttatttataattaatagaataattaagtggaataaaaattaataaattaatataaattaaaaaaatattgtatagatgaattaaatagtttattttaatatttattaaaaagaatttttttattatgtcAATAATTTTAGAAGGAGACAACCAGTGTCGGGTTGAATTGCAATGAAGAAGATAATTTCTGATTGAATTTTTTTAGGATTGGTCAGTTCTCATGAGTCACACTTGATCAGTAGATCAATCTATGGGGGAGTGATTTGGAATGCAAAAGTAGGTTTTTGATTGGTGGGTTGATAGATAATACAGAAGGAATGTCTCTGATTGACTTATCTTTTTATAGTCATGACTGACACCTGGTCCATTGATTTCAGAAGTAAATCAACATGTTGGCggtttgatttgcaatgcagacTGTTTCTGATTGACTTATATCTTCTATAGGATTGGTCAATCCTCATGACTGAGACTTGGTCCATTGATTTCAGAAGTAAATCAACATGTAGCggtgtgatttgcaatgcagAAGGAATGTTCCTGATTGATTTATCTTCTAAATTATAGGGTTTTTCAATCCTCGTGAATTAGGTCATTGATTTCAGAAGTAAATCAACATGTGGCGCGGTTTGATTTGCAATCCAGAAGGAAGGTTTATGATTGACTTATCTTCTAATCGGTCAGTCTTCATGACAGTGACTTTGGTCATTCATTTCAGATATATGTGTAATGCAGAAGGAATGTTTCTGATTTTAATTGGTCAGCCCCATGATTGAAACATTAGTCCATTGATTTCAGAAGTAAATCTACATGGGGCGGATTGATTTGCAACGGAGAAGAAATATTTCAGAttgacttattttttaaaatttaatattggtCAGTTCTCATGACTGAGATTTGATCCATTTTAAAGAGTTAATCCATTAATTTTAGGAGAACTGTGATTTCAATTTCAATATAGATATTTTCGTATTCAATATATAATTTATGATCAAGGAACAAAAGTctcatatattaaatatattaaagtaTATTAAATTTgaatataataatgataataattcattaattaaaaataaatacataaataataataatatttgttaaaaaaaatatttttcaagttattttcaaattttttattcaaacttACATCTTTTGATTATTTTACCAATATCTTAAatgttataaattatatttataaatatcaaaattttaatccaacactatttatttatttatattcctttgaaatattaaaatgtatattatagaataaacatattttataaaaactaaaacaaaaaacaaagaaTTAAGAAAAAGGTAAAAACATTTCATCTtcggtaaaaaaaaaaattgatctaACTTTTGATTCaatgcattttaatttatatttattacaaTAAAGAATAGcatatatttgaaaagaaaaaaaatccaaaataataAATGAGAAAGAAAAAACCATAGCTTTCCTCTCCTTATATTCACCCGAATCAATTCAACCATAAAGACCCACCATCACCTTCTCTCCTCATTCTCTAATGTGTCTCATGTGTTTCTCCGAAAACACAACCTTTTAACACTGtttctttttccttattttcttcatcaccggagagaaaagaaaaaaaagaatgtcATCATCAGGTTTCAATCCCGGTGGTGGTGGATCGTCGGAGTATTACCCCGGCCGACCAATAAACACCATCCACAACCTTATCACAACAACCCCTTCTCTCTCCATCAACAACCTCAATCATCCCTCTCTTTACCGAACCCAACACCATCTCCAACAACAAcaccatcaacaacaacaaccacttcCTCCAATTTTTCTAGATCCTTCCACACAGATCCCTCAACATCGCATCGTCGGAAAACGCACCTTAGCTGAATTCCAAACCCAACAAAACCAAACCTACAATCACAACCTTaacctcaacaacaacaacaaccttaacaTGAACAACAATAATCACAACCATGTTCTTTCAAATCTTTTACTTCGCTCTGTGAAACCAAGAACCGGTTTCCAGTTTCATAACAATAACCCTTTGTCTTTCTCTGTCCCTGAATTACAAAGCCCTTCATCTTTCAATAATAACTTCCAAACGCCGCGTTTAGGCGTTCCGTTACTTCACCAACTTCGCCCTCAACCACAACCACAACCACAGCATCAACCACAACATCAACCACAACCAATTAACCCGAATTTCCACTACCGAAACTCCAATTTAAGCCAAGTGGTAAACCGGGTTCAAACCACCCCCGAACCGGAGAAAAAGCTCAACGAGGATCAAAAGATTCttcaagaattagaaaaacagcttcttgaagatgatgatgaatgtgaAGAAGGCGATGCTTCGGTTATTACAACAAGTGAATGGACAGAGACTTACCAGAACCTACTAAGTGGGCCCGGTGGCCCCGATGGGCTCCTGTGTGGGCCTATTCCAGCCCAGAAaccttcttcatcctctccaaCCACATCCACCACGTCATCAACTTCCACAGCAGCTTCTTCGCATGCATCTGTTTGTTCCAAACAAACCCTAATCGAAGCCGCATCTGCAATTTCGGAAGGTAAAAACGAAATCGCTTTAGAGATCTTAACACTGCGCTTAGGTTTCAATTCGAATCCCAATGGAAATTCGGATCAACGGCTAACCAATTGCATGGCTTCCGCTCTGAAATCGAGGATCAATCCGGTTGAAAATCATTCCCATGTGGTTGAGCTTTTCGGGAGAGAACATGCAGAGTCGATTCAGTTGTTTC is part of the Vicia villosa cultivar HV-30 ecotype Madison, WI linkage group LG2, Vvil1.0, whole genome shotgun sequence genome and encodes:
- the LOC131653090 gene encoding scarecrow-like protein 8, translating into MSSSGFNPGGGGSSEYYPGRPINTIHNLITTTPSLSINNLNHPSLYRTQHHLQQQHHQQQQPLPPIFLDPSTQIPQHRIVGKRTLAEFQTQQNQTYNHNLNLNNNNNLNMNNNNHNHVLSNLLLRSVKPRTGFQFHNNNPLSFSVPELQSPSSFNNNFQTPRLGVPLLHQLRPQPQPQPQHQPQHQPQPINPNFHYRNSNLSQVVNRVQTTPEPEKKLNEDQKILQELEKQLLEDDDECEEGDASVITTSEWTETYQNLLSGPGGPDGLLCGPIPAQKPSSSSPTTSTTSSTSTAASSHASVCSKQTLIEAASAISEGKNEIALEILTLRLGFNSNPNGNSDQRLTNCMASALKSRINPVENHSHVVELFGREHAESIQLFLENSVCFKVSYMAANLAILESAFEENGRGFCVVDFEIGQGKQYVNLLHALKARDITLAPGFMVKLIAVVDNGGDEMVKAVGEMLTRQAEMFRIGFEFRLVSVSQRQVTELSRELLGCDPEEILVVNFAFKLNRIPDESVSTENPRDELLRRVKKLSPRVVTVVEQEMNCNTAPFLARVAESWSYYSALYDSVETVIGKDNPDRVRIEEGLSRKISNSVACEGRDRVERFEVFGKWRARMSMAGFMLIPMSQNVAESIKSRLAGGSNHRVNTALTVKEENGGICFGWMGRTLTVASAWR